A stretch of DNA from Dasypus novemcinctus isolate mDasNov1 chromosome 28, mDasNov1.1.hap2, whole genome shotgun sequence:
CAGGGAAGACAACAGGGAGGCTCTTGAAATAGATGAGATAGAGCTTGAATAAGCCACCggtggcagggaggaggaggaatgaGGTacgttttcaaaatattttgaaggCATATTCAACTGGATTTGATCACTTAGATGCTGCTGAAGGAATGAGGAAATCTTGGGAGGAATCAGATGAATCTCAGATTTCTCCTTTGGGATGAGTGATGGTAAAAGAGGCaaacaaaatgtattttaagggaaactgaaaaaaaaaaaaagatagggtaCAAACGTGTAAAGGTCAGTAAAATAGGAATTTTTAATTGTTCGATAATTTGGTAATTAGGCTGTTGGCCACTTCAGTGAAGGGTTTGGGCAGAAGCAAGACTGCAATGATTTGTGTAGTGGATGAAAAATCAGTAGAGGTTGGTTAGGATTTTtatttaatgatgtttagttgaCACTGGTTATGACTAGATGAGTTAGATGAgcgagagttttttttttttccttaagaagcGATATTTCGGAAAATTTATAGTTTCTAAAGGAACCATCAAATGGGAGTTTAAAGTGATGGGATTTTAATGAGTAGAAAGAATGGGAGTAAAGTACTAGAGGACGTAGGACAGAATACATTTATTTCAGTTAATTTGCTGTCTAAGGCATAAGTTAACCAAATAGTTCTTGTTGTTGGCTTACTAAAATATttcttggggagtgggtgtagctcagtggttgaatgactgcttcccatgtacgaggttctggattcaatccccagtacctcctttaaaataaacttctttgacttcattatttttgtttttttcttgtatttattattttttctttaactttattttattcataaatcTATCATTTTTGCTGTCCTCAGTGTTATTCATGTTTTTCACTTAGTCTTTTGTCATTCAGTTAACAATAGTTTTCAGAATAAAACTATTAAAACCCTTTATTCAGTATTCTCTTCCCTAGCACATGGAATTTATCATAGTCAAACTTACCTCTTTACATAGCTTACAAGTATTTTGTATTTACAATAGCTTCAACTACGTATTTGTCACCATGTCTTTCATTCAAATTCTTTCACATCCTCCAGTATGTCCTTTACATATGGAAATTGATAAGCACGTCAATATTTAAACAAATGGTTGCTGCGACTTTcttgttgctttctttttttttttttttttttttaaagatttatttattttatttaatttccccccctcccctggttgtctgttcttggtgtctgtttgctgcgtcttgtttctttgtccgcttctgttgtcgtcagcggcacgggaagtgtgggcggcgccattcctgggcaggctgctctttcttttcacgctgggcggctttcctcacgggcgcactccttgcgcgtggggctcccccacgcgggggacacccttgcgtggcacggcactccttgcgcgcatcagcactgcgcatggccagctccacacgggtcaaggaggcccggggtttgaaccgcggacctcccatatggtagacggacgccctaaccactgggccaaagtccgtttccctcttgttGCTTTCTAATACCATAAGCTCTTAGTAAGCCCCCTAGGAAACATTATGCAATCTTATCACCAACTCCTGTATTGTACCAGGAGATATAATCTTGTTATATTTCGAGCTTTTCTTCTCTTACCCAGTGACAGTGAAAATATCAGTAATGGGTACTAAGTACTTATGGCACCAAGAACTTTAAAGGAATGTTTATCTAgatcagggttcttaacctttttggttccaCAGAATTCTTTGCCAGGTAAGTAAAAATAACAGGCCTCTTCTCAGAATGTAATGGCAGAAAGtgttatgacactcaacatcggaGGTCTGAGAAAATATGTTTCCTTCCACAGACCTaagggtctgtggacccctgatTAAAAACCACTGATCTAGATCAtactatcataaaaatatttttctgttttgaaagTTTATTGCCAAGAGACTGGCTAACCTCTTTAGATATATCTAACTAAATACTGTCTCTGAATATTTACATCTTCAAGCAAGTACTTAATCTGGAGGATATGTTTTATGTTTCCAATTTATCCTGTCTCATATAGATGTGATACATATGAATTAGATATAAGATGATCAGAAATTAAGCTATAATTATATTCTACTATAAGTAAATCTTTTTCATCTTGACTATTGGGGCTTTATAAACCTAAATAGTAAACTGAGTCAATGTTCCAGAGGCCGTGCTTTAATTATTGATATGAATATAAAGTGTGCACTTGGCGACATGCTTTTTATTGCTAAATTATTTTAGCAGCTGGCTTTGCATTGAATAAGcagttcttttttgtttaaaatgagttttttaaaaagctgttttatGGGGATATAGACACCTTACAATCTAtacaaagtgtacactcagtggtttttagtatggtcacagtgttgtgcattcatcaccataaaatgAGTTACTCTTAAAAATCTCTCCAGTAAGATAAAGATTATTTCTGTTAGTTCAATGAaacagtttttaaatatattctgaatCCACTTACTAAATTTAATCAGATgcttataaaatttaattttaatccattttaagCCTTAGTGTGGAACAAGATCTTGGACCAGATCTACTTTGGTGTGTAGAAAGCAATGAAGTTAATACTAATaaattgtatttcatattttagaaatgtaGTTTTAGTGTGCTAGTAAACAGTACAGCGAAGTCAAAATTGAAGGTTCAGTATGTAAGTAGAGGGGTTCTGGTATGGTAGAAAAGCCCTTCTGGAAATCAGGATAcctgagaaaaataattttggtcCCAGTTCTGCCACTGAACTCACTGAATCCTTGAGCAGTGAATAGTTTAGACTAGATGTGTCACTTTCCAGCTTTATAATCCTGAGTATAATCCCTGAGTAAATTATACTCAAAAAAAAGTTCAACTATATTTTAGCTTAAGGTGCTAGAGAGTTTTGCTGTTGTACAACTGTAATGCTAAttcatgtaaatataaatactatatatttctataatttaaaaatacagccatgtttttaatataattttgtaCCTGCTGTATTTTTAGACATCTTTTATATAGAATAATTCCATCGGAACATATTAGAACATGTAAACTAAAAGAGTCCACTCTATTCTTATTAATACTTCAGTTACAAATTAAAAATCTCACCACAATTTTAGGATTAGATACTgccatattttataattttattgtgaAAATTTGTGACACaactttttaattatttacaaTAAGTTATTaagttctgtttttaaaattaaatatagtgTTTTTCCCATTGGTCTTCAGCATTTGGGGTGAATATAATACTGCTTTTTGGTACTGTTTTGGTTGCAAAGAGGTAACCTCTTTATTTAGAAGTCCCGAAATGTAAGATTTTGGACTTCCGACCTCCAGAACTGTacagaataaatttgtgttgtttaaaaaaaaaaaattagtcaaaTGACTTTAATCTCTATACAGATAACCTCAAACAGTTGTTTTAAATTTGTgcttttttaataagatttttttaaatcaaagggAACAATGAAAGGGATTTTAAACTCCTTCCTTATGTATGTTTCCTTTGATTTGGTActgattgtttcttttgttttgcacAGACTCAAATCCAGTACCTGAAGCAAGTCCAGCAGCCTAGCGTTGCCCAACTGAGATCAACAATGGTAGACCCAGCGATCAACTTGTTTTTCCTAAAAATGAAAGGTGAACTGGAACAGACTAAAGACAAACTGGAACAAGCCCAAAATGAACTGAGTGCCTGGAAGTTTACGCCTGATAGGTAAACAAATCATACTCCCCAGTCAAGACTTCCCTGACAGTCCCACTACGAGAAAGCTGTGGTGGGACAGCCAAGTACTCGTTTCCACACCAAGACTCAGACTTtttgagccaaaaaaaaaaaaagccacattcTTATACTGTCCAGCTTGTAATGGTTAATGTAAAACTTATCAGATGAACCTTGTGTTTCagcttttttctcttccccctccccttgcttCAGAGGCCTGATGGCGTCGGACTATTCCGAAGAAGTGGCCACCTCCGAAAATTCCCCTTCTAGAACATGTAGACACTTGAGAATGTTTCTGTTTGAAGAAAATAGAGGGAGAAACAAGTCTTAAAGTCTGTGGCACACTGTGTCTTCAGACAATTTGGAGGAATGAAAACCTAGAGATTTTAAATCATGAATTGAACATGTAAAATTCCagtaaaatgtaaaaatggaATACGCATCGCTCTTAACCTTGAGCATAGTGACTTAGAGACACTGTATATCAGTTTTGCCAATAAGACTGTGGACTTCATGCTTGTTGTTTGAACTTCTGGGTCAAAACTCAAATGAGGTGAATTTTGCCTTTAAAGGATTTTATTTCctaagaaccaacttttaatAGTCATGAGTGAATCAAATAATAGATGTCAGTGTGAGCAGTTCATACATTTAATCATTCAGTTTGGGGCTCTATATTACTTGATTGAGCCTTAATCAATGTGATTTTAACCAGTGGTTTGTTCTTTGAATGATTGCTAATACTGCAGATAATCTTACTGAGGACTGTACAAACATGAAGGTGTGGTATCAGACTGCAGGTTTAAACTGTTTGAAACATTATAAACATTCATTTCACAACTAGATTGTATAAGGATATTGGCTGTGATTAGACTCACTGCATTATTTTTTAGTAGTGAAATTTATTAAAACCCCTTTCATTCAATAGGCACATGTTAAAAGAGCATTATGGTTGGTGTTAATGGGGGAATGTGTTCCTTCATTGTATTTGAGCCTTTTGTATTCCACTCTTGATATTAAATTAAATGTGCCTTGAAATAGTTGTTTCTAAAAAGTTCAAGGAATACCATGATGATTTTGTtgtacttttaaaacattttaatttggtgggggagggggctgtggaGAGCCGGTTGATTTTGGGAAAATTGTTGCTGTGCTCTTCAAAGTGAAAGGAGAaggctctctgtgtctctcctttttttttaaagaccttttTTTCCAGCTGGTATAACAGACAACTGAGATTTGACACTTGTTACTTTTTGACACTTTGTCTCAAGGTATTGCAGTAGAAATTAATGTGGGACAGCTTCACAGGGTACCTGCCAGAAGATGGAGGAAATAATGTGTTGGAACTGTGGGCTGGCCTAAGCAAGACATTGTATGAATTGAAAATCGTATAGTGATCATTTGTAGCAAAGTCATTTGATCATTTAGATAAATGAGGCATTATTTTCTTCATGCTTCCATCCACTCCtggaggtgattttttttttccgtcAGCTCATTGTATAAGTCACCAATTCGAATTTTCACTGGGTGATAATGGAATCTAAGATGAGTGGAAGATAAAATGTTCCAGCTTGTCCCAACGTTTAAATGCAGTTTTATTCAAGGGTGACTTAAGTTCTCTCTTAATCATTCAAATAAATTGTAAGTATCTTGTAATTTTGTGCTTTAGGGAACTGATTTGTGGGGCAGAGGGTGGGTTGAAGAAGTGGTTTGTGCGACTTCTCTGCAAGAAATCTTCCTCTAAAATTCTCATTACTTGTGGGGGTTAGAGGGTAAGTAATCAAATCTGTTTGAAATGAGCTTACTGTGCCAGCCATAAGgcttttgtatatatgttatgcCTTTTAAAATCACAGTGGAAATGGCCTAAGTATTAGTCAAGAAGTAATTCATAAAGTATATTATCAATGTACGCAAATTAAACcatcatctttttgtttgtttactattTAGGTAAGTTAATTTGAGatctgtggttttttgtttgttttttattgtttaaaaaaaattgttttaataagaTAATGTCCAtgtataaaattgaaacaatgtgGAGAAAGTTAGAGATCAAAAAAGTAACTCCTGAATATAACCTTGACCTTTCCCTATTATCTTCTCGATGATCAGTAACTACATTTCTTGGGtatcatcaaaataatttttaagcttATATATAATCGTTTTATGTATCTTGGTTTTAAACAAACGTGATCATTCCATACAGACAGTTCgcagcttttgtttgttttattttcattttatccctTGGGTGTTCTACCATTATAGCTAGATGACTATTTAATGGTTACATACTATTTCCATTGTATTGATGAATCAGTTTACTTTAACTATAAATGGATTTCTGTTCTGTATAGGTTATATAAGCCAGAGCATATCagatattataaatatatcattAATTTGAAACTGGGCAATCAGTACTTTGGAGTGATTCAAATTAGAATTCTTATGCTTAATCTTGAGAGAGAGAACTCCCAATTATCCTATTCACtttaattaacttatttaatttatGGCAATACCTATATTTTAGGGTGTTTAGagagctatgtttcagtattttaCCAGTTTTCAGTTTGCATTTAATCATTTAGGTAATGGTGTATACATCTCTCCAAAATAGCCTGGCTCCCTTACCCTGGATAACTAAAGCAGTGCCcattgtccttttttttatatatatataaatttttctctcctctgaaggatttctttttatatctgcCTTGTAAGTTATTTGGTTTTAGTAATAGGTTTGATTTGTTCTTTGTAATTTTCAAAAGTTATTCTAAAGACAGTTGCTTTTTATTGAAGTCTCATCTTTTGTGATTTAATGAGCATAATACAGATTTTATTGACATagttaaaattaagtaaaattaggATGTTTAAAGAatatcaggtttttaaaaatatttgttttggtaTTTACAAAGTATAGGATTATCTTACAATAAGCAATTATGAAAAGGTatgaatttttataaatgaatCATTTGTGATACTTTTAGGGGTTAAGCCAGGTCACAAATTAATGTATTAATTTTatagttgtctgttttttctaatctttattaaaGGAGAGATTTTCAGGTTCATTGGAGAACATTGACACTGTAAACTTTTATGAAAATAAGTTTGTGGGCACAAAGGCAGTAAAGTGGGAGAATCACTACAGTCTTTGACAATGGCATCTATTTCATATTTCCTATTTACTTTGAAGCTCTTGGTCAGTGCACATTAAAGTTTGGGGGTACTAATACGGATATGGGGGAAATGCAGAGCTACAATCTCCGTGAACAAGAAGACCTGTTAATAAAGTCaccatataaaagaataaaactcTTAGAACTCATGGTTCTCTCACCTTAGGCTCCTTTGAACAAAAGCAACCCAGGTTTTACTGTAGCACAGATTGTTGGAAGGAAACTTAAATTACAAACTATTGCTTGGATTATTATTAGGTTAGAATACATTCTAGGTAAAGAATCCTGCAGCACTGCTTGTCAAAGAATGACGACTAAtaaaatgttcccattttcaacATTCTAAGGCTTGATATGATCAGATGCCTTCTGAAGTAGTGTATCAGGCAAGTAAAGCCTCACTAAAAGAGGACAGTTTCTAAAGTGTTCAGcaaaatttatgtatatatttttaaccaGTTGGGTCATTCTAGACTTAAAAGACAGTATTGAACTGTCCCTAGCCAAGTCTCAAACGTAATACCACAATTAAATACTTAAATCATATCCCTTTAAAAAGGTTAATATGTGATTATTGCCAAGTGAAAGAAAAGCAGTAATAGTTTTATTGAGAAACTATTTGCACTTTTGTTATTGCTATTTATATGCATATAGTATATTGCACTGAGTGATAATAGTATATTGCAGTAACACTTGGAATCTAATTTGTTGAAAGTATGGCACTTATTACATATTTGCAATATTTGTGATAAGTAATCCCTGATCTTGTATTTTGTGTGTCACTGGGATCTTTTATAACATGAATAAAATATTGACATGTCTATTACATGGGAATAAAAAACATGTTGCAATTTATGTCCCAGTTTTAAAAATCTCAAGATATATTTATATCTCacctaaagaagttaaataaggATTGATGagtaatacaaaaaaaattattgaacgTGCCTCTCTTATTAATGCAATAGATGTTATTTGAGATTGTGGAAGGTGAATGTATGAAAAATCTTTAGTAGATACTCTTCTAATAAGATTAAATGTACTCATTTATATGTACTAATTTGTTGTATATTAGGTATTCATTTAAAGAAGAACACATTTATGATTGTTGCATGTACCCTTTCAAGAACTTTCATGTTGGATAAAGCTAAGTAGCTTAGTGTTAAATAACTGGCCTGTGCTGTTTCAAATGGTAATTTGGGGTAGAAATAGATAAGTGTCATCACCAGTTATTAATGTAATAGAAACAAAAAGTGGGCGTTCTGTTTTTGCTGCTTGTATTGGCAAAATATTGAAATACAGAAGATGGAAGTGTTCCAGAAAAGAAGATGGTAATTATAGGGAGGCATCCTCCTGTGACAGTTACGTTCTGTATATGTTACTTCTATCACTGTGATCATTGTAAGGAAAGAAGGTTATTGAGAGTTTTGTCTTCATATTGTGATGGATGGCTCTTTCCTTTGCAGTCAAACAGGCAAAAAGTTAATGGCGAAGTGTCGAATGCTTATCCAGGAGAATCAAGAGCTTGGAAGGCAGCTGTCCCAGGGACGTATTGCACAACTTGAAGCTGAGTTGGCTTTACAGAAGAAATATAGTGAGGAGCTTAAAAGCAGTCAGGATGGTAAGggattgtttatttatttatttagcttaaATTTGCACTGGCCTTAGAAATACAGGCACGAATATCGTAGTTTAGGTTCTATGTACGCTAAGATCTACCTATGGTTATATAAAATTATGAATGAAAAATTGCTAGTTGAGAAGAGAATAGAGCAAACAAAGCCATTTAACTTTAGGTCTGTCCTTCCGTACTGCCTCCCACACTTGTTCTTTGTGCAGACttcaggtttttgttttggtgtttttttgtgtgtgtgggtgtgaaaAAGCAGGCCATTGTATTACTAAAGCATTACATAAGATGTACAGATTTATATTCAGTGACTAAAAGGTGGGGATATCTTTGTTAGGCAGTTTCTGTAAGTGTAAACCTTGAAACATTGAACTATTCCCAAGGATCTGAAAATAGATAATTGTACCTGTTATGATGTTTTTTAGTTAATAAGATTTAGTATTCAAACTTAAGACAAACCAAACTTGTAAACAGTCACAAATTCCCTTTTGCTTTgtgctgcttttctttttgtgaggaagattaataaaaatactcaattttttgaaaatttaaactGAGAATTAGCATATCTCATAGTTAATTGCAAAGTTAATAGTCAAGTAGTATCTTTAAAACTTTTTCAAGTGGTAGTTCTTGGCTCTTACTATTTATAAATAAACTAAATAGGTTTATGTAGCAGTGAGGGGCTTCCCCCTCCCCAGAAACCCCTTtcttaaatcagttttattgatacatattaataaagcataccaaaagtgtacagtcaatggcatctggtataatcatatagttgtgcatacATCACTTCAAGCGCTTTTAGAACTTAAAGGACATGTATTTTTGTTAAGTCTTCCTGACTTACTTTCTGTGATTTTTGTCCTTGGATATAGAACACTCCTTGTTTATAGCCTGTAACCAGGTAGGCCTCCATGGTGCTCCATTTTGGAGTAGAGTACCATAGGGTTTCCTTAAGGGTAAACTGCTGTGGAGCTTAGACGCTggatggagtggggtggggaataaGGCCGTAGTGAGCCCAAGTGGGTTAGATTTTGCTGGCTATAATTGATAGCATGTGTCTAGGTGGTTTAGATCAATTTAAATTttgttgctttattttatttatttttaagaatctgGTTTCCTCTTGAAACAAACTCATTCTTGAattgctgtttttaagttctaaGCAAAAAGTTTACACTTACTGttggcaatttaaaaattattgtttgtTCATTTAACAAACTTGTTGATGCCTGGCTTTCTGTGGCaagcacaaaaatattttaaaacttgagATATTAAAGTAGGTTTGACTCTCCTTTGCACAGAACTCAATGACTTCATCATTCAACTTGACGAAGAAGTAGAGGGTATGCAAAGTACCATTTTAGTTCTTCAGCAGCAACTGAAAGAGACACGCCAGCAGTTGGCGCAATATCAGCAGCAGCAGTCACAAAGCTTGGCCCCAAGCACCAGCAGGACTACATCTTCTGAACCTGTAGAACAAGCAGAGGCTACAAGTAAAGACTGCAGTCGTCTGGCTAATGGACCAAGTAATGGCAGCTCCTCCCATCAGAGGACGTCTGGGTCTGGATTTCATAGGGAGGGGAACATAACTGAAGATGACTTTGCTTCTTCTCCAGGAAATGGTAATAAGGTCTCCAACAGCTCTGAAGAGAGAACTGGCAGAGGAGGTAGTAGTTACATAAACCAACTCAGTGCGGGGTATGAAAGTGTAGACTCTCCCACGGGCAGTGAAAACTCTCTCACACACCACTCAAATGACACAGACTCCAATCATGACCCTCAAGAGGAGAAAGCAGTGAGTGGGAAAGGTAACCGAACTGTGGGTTCCCGCCACGTTCAGAATGGCTTGGACTCAAATGTAAATGTACAGGGCtcagttttgtaatatttttccagCAAATTTTTATACAGTGTCATTTAATTTGGGAGAGGATACTGTCCAGAAAATTAACGCATACTTTTTGTCACAGTTTGCCTTTTCGTGGGtgtgtgttttgttctttttttttttcccatttttcctttttttgcttcAATACCTCTGCCACTTTGGAACTTGTAACAGTTACTTTGAATGTTGCTAAAAGGACATTTTGTGTAGGGTcaagttatttttatatatgagtTAATGTGAAGTTGTAAATGGAGATCTTTCCTTAAAGTATAACACAATGATGTCTGTATAA
This window harbors:
- the WTAP gene encoding pre-mRNA-splicing regulator WTAP; protein product: MTNEEPLPKKVRLSETDFKVMARDELILRWKQYEAYVQALEGKYTDLNSNDVTGLRESEEKLKQQQQESARRENILVMRLATKEQEMQECTTQIQYLKQVQQPSVAQLRSTMVDPAINLFFLKMKGELEQTKDKLEQAQNELSAWKFTPDSQTGKKLMAKCRMLIQENQELGRQLSQGRIAQLEAELALQKKYSEELKSSQDELNDFIIQLDEEVEGMQSTILVLQQQLKETRQQLAQYQQQQSQSLAPSTSRTTSSEPVEQAEATSKDCSRLANGPSNGSSSHQRTSGSGFHREGNITEDDFASSPGNGNKVSNSSEERTGRGGSSYINQLSAGYESVDSPTGSENSLTHHSNDTDSNHDPQEEKAVSGKGNRTVGSRHVQNGLDSNVNVQGSVL